Within Cytophagia bacterium CHB2, the genomic segment TCATCGAGCTTGGTATTTGTCTTCGTCCTGGCGCTGGTGCTGACGTATCTGATTTTGGCGGCGCAATTCGAGAGTTTCCGCGATCCGTTCATCATCATGTTCACGGTGCCGCTTGCGGTCGCCGGCGCGCTGCTGTCATTGTGGTATTTCAATCAAACCATCAACATCTTCAGCCAAATCGGCCAGATCATGCTCATTGGCTTGGTGACGAAGAATGGCATTCTGATCGTGGAATTTGCCAATCAGCGCAAGGCCAACGGACTTTCAGTGATGGAAGCCGTGCAAAGCGCGGCCGCGGCGCGTTTTCGACCGATTCTGATGACGAGCTTGTCGACGATCCTCGGCATTCTGCCGATTGCCATGGGTTTAGGCGCCGGCTCGGAAAGCCGTGTGTCTATGGGTATCGCGGTTGTGGGCGGAATGATTTTCGCCAGCGGATTGACGCTGTACGTGATTCCCTCGATTTATTCGTATTTCTCTAAAGAATTTGATCAGCGCCGTGCAAGTGTTGCCGCCATTCGGCAACGGCAAGAAATGATGGAAGTTTGA encodes:
- a CDS encoding efflux RND transporter permease subunit encodes the protein RTYEQSNPPQLYRFNRYIAATVSAGLAPGYTLGDGIKAMDEIAAKLLDDSFSTTLSGAARDFAESSSSLVFVFVLALVLTYLILAAQFESFRDPFIIMFTVPLAVAGALLSLWYFNQTINIFSQIGQIMLIGLVTKNGILIVEFANQRKANGLSVMEAVQSAAAARFRPILMTSLSTILGILPIAMGLGAGSESRVSMGIAVVGGMIFASGLTLYVIPSIYSYFSKEFDQRRASVAAIRQRQEMMEV